From one Trachemys scripta elegans isolate TJP31775 chromosome 14, CAS_Tse_1.0, whole genome shotgun sequence genomic stretch:
- the LOC117887163 gene encoding zinc finger protein OZF-like — protein sequence MVSENKEGNPQQEGPEHVEPGEMISGRSEEDVSQCAEQGEASESQCKPERQQRNHARENQCKSTHRSRVVKKIKETVQQRIPSGDRPHTCSFCGKSFCWRSAFISHQRTHTGNRPYKCNECGRSFSQSSTLTIHQRIHTGERPYTCNECGKSFSRRGNLLAHQRIHTGERLYSCNECGKSFSQNAYLLSHQRTHMKEKPYICNECGKSFSHSSQLLLHQRIHTGERPYICNECGKSFSLSSHLLSHQRIHTGERPNRCNECGKSFSRHGNLLLHQRTHTGERPFKCSTCGESFVQLLKLVRHQRIHTGEKPYKCNECGKNFGDRSHFNKHQRVHTGEKPFKCSECGKSFGSSSDLIIHQRIHTGEKPYKCIECGRSFGRSSDLTRHQRKHTGEKPYKCPNCGKSFSDSSALTKHWRIHRGERPYRCKECGKSFRHISNLLLHHRTHTGERPYNCPDCGKGFSRSSNVITHQRIHTGEKPFKCPECGKNFSTRSALTAHQRIHSRVRPLSMS from the coding sequence ATGGTGAGTGAGAACAAGGAGGGGAATCCTCAACAGGAAGGTCCTGAGCATGTGGAACCAGGTGAGATGATATCAGGAAGATCTGAAGAGGATGTTTCTCAGTGTGCTGAGCAGGGAGAAGCCAGTGAAAGTCAGTGCAAGCCAGAGAGGCAGCAGAGAAACCATGCAAGGGAGAACCAGTGTAAATCTACTCACAGGAGCCGAGTGGTCAAGAAAATCAAAGAAACTGTTCAACAGAGAATCCCCAGTGGAGATAGACCCCATACATGCAGtttctgtgggaaaagcttctgcTGGAGATCAGCCTTTATTAGTcaccagagaacccacacaggaaACAGACCCTACAAATGCAACGAGTGTGGGAGAAGCTTTAGTCAGAGCTCAACTCTCACTAttcaccagagaatccacactgggGAGAGACCCTACACATGCaacgagtgtgggaaaagctttagtCGGCGTGGAAACCTTTtagcacatcagagaatccacacaggggagagactCTACAGCTGcaatgagtgtgggaaaagctttagtCAGAATGCATACCTTCTAtcacatcagagaacccacatgAAGGAGAAACCCTACATATGCAAtgaatgtgggaaaagctttagtCATAGCTCACAGCTTCTAttgcaccagagaatccacacgggggagAGACCCTACATATGCAAtgaatgtgggaaaagctttagtCTGAGCTCACACCTTCTAtcacaccagagaatccacacgggggagAGACCCAACAGATGCaacgagtgtgggaaaagctttagtCGGCATGGAAACCTTCTCTTACATCAGAGAACTCACACGGGGGAGAGACCTTTCAAATGCTCAACATGTGGAGAAAGCTTTGTTCAGCTCTTGAAACTTGTTagacaccagagaatccacactggagagaaaccctataagtGTAATGAGTGCGGGAAAAACTTCGGTGACAGATCACACTTTAATAAACATCAGAGAGTCCACACAGGAGAAAAGCCCTTTaagtgctctgagtgtgggaaaagctttggTTCAAGCTCAGATCTTATTATACACCAGAGAATTcacacaggggagaaaccctataaatgcatTGAGTGTGGGAGAAGCTTTGGTCGAAGCTCAGACCTCACTAGACATCAGAGAAaacacacaggagagaagccctacaAATGCCccaactgtgggaaaagcttcagtgacAGCTCTGCCCTCACTAAACACTGGAGAATCCACAGAGGGGAGAGACCCTACAGATGCaaggagtgtgggaaaagttttcgTCACATCTCAAACCTTCTATTACATCacagaacccacacaggagaaagaccctatAATTGTCCTGACTGTGGGAAAGGCTTCAGTCGAAGCTCAAATGTTATTACTCACCAGAGAATAcacacaggggagaaaccctTTAAATGCCCCGAATGTGGGAAAAACTTCAGTACACGTTCAGCCCTtactgcacatcagagaatccatagcAGAGTGAGACCCTTATCAATGtcttga